The genomic region TTGGGAGAATTTATTATAGAAAATAGAGATCATTTTTCGTATCCTACAGAAGGATTATTGCGTTTATTTAGTTCTATAAAGCTAGCTGCTAAGGCAATTAATAAGGAAGTTAATAAAGCTGGGTTAACAGAAAAAATTATAGGAAATTCTGGAATTATTAATATACAAGGAGAAAATCAACAAAAATTGGATAATTTTGCTCATCAAGTTTTCATAGAATCCTTGAAAAGCAGAAATATAGTTTGTGGAATTGCTTCAGAAGAGAGTAAAGATTTTATAGTTGTAAAGGGAGAAAAAGAAAATTCTTTTCAAGAAAAATATATTGTTTTAATAGATCCACTGGATGGTTCATCAAATATAGATGTAAATGTATCAATTGGTACTATATTTTCAGTATATAGGAGAAAATCTTCTATGAATTTAACAATTGACGATTTTTTACAGAAAGGAAATAAACAAATTTTAGCAGGGTATATTATTTATGGATCATCTACAATATTAGTATATACTACAGGAAATGGAGTCCATGGGTTTACTTTAGACCCATCGGTTGGGACCTTTTATTTATCTCATCCGAATCTTCGTTATCCTAAAATAGAAAGAATTTACTCTATTAATGAAGGAAATTATTCTAGATTTCCTAACGGAATCAAAAAATTTATAAGATATTGTCAAGAAAAAAAAGAAAATCGTCCTTATACAGCACGTTATATTGGTTCTTTAGTAGGAGATTTTCATAGAAATATGATCCAAGGAGGTATTTATATTTATCCTAAAACAGCATATTCTCCAAAAGGAAAATTGAGATTACTTTATGAATGTAATCCTATGGCTTTTTTAACGGAACAAGCTGGTGGAAAAGCTTCTGATGGGGAAAATAGAATTTTAGATATAGAACCTTTAAATTTGCATCAAAGAACACCATTTATTTGTGGACCTGTAAGGATGGTTACTAAATTAGAAGAATTTATAAATTCATAAGTAAAGTATGAAAGTTCAATTAAAAATAAAAAGATCAACAAACATTATTAATACAATTAAATATGGAAAATCCTTATTTTTTTTTCCTATTTATACATACGTACTATTATATTCAAATAAAAGATACCCTGAAGGGATAAAACTAATTGGAACTTTAGTAAAAAAAAAAAATTTTAAAAAATCGGTTCATAGAAATAAAATAAAACGTTTATTACGGTCTTCTTTTTTATGTAATAAATCTATTTTAGAAGAAAAAAAAGATAAATATAAAAGCTATCATATAGTTTTT from Blattabacterium sp. (Cryptocercus punctulatus) str. Cpu harbors:
- a CDS encoding ribonuclease P protein component: MKVQLKIKRSTNIINTIKYGKSLFFFPIYTYVLLYSNKRYPEGIKLIGTLVKKKNFKKSVHRNKIKRLLRSSFLCNKSILEEKKDKYKSYHIVFFIKELFYQISKKLINLLKKYFMK
- the fbp gene encoding class 1 fructose-bisphosphatase — translated: MYTLGEFIIENRDHFSYPTEGLLRLFSSIKLAAKAINKEVNKAGLTEKIIGNSGIINIQGENQQKLDNFAHQVFIESLKSRNIVCGIASEESKDFIVVKGEKENSFQEKYIVLIDPLDGSSNIDVNVSIGTIFSVYRRKSSMNLTIDDFLQKGNKQILAGYIIYGSSTILVYTTGNGVHGFTLDPSVGTFYLSHPNLRYPKIERIYSINEGNYSRFPNGIKKFIRYCQEKKENRPYTARYIGSLVGDFHRNMIQGGIYIYPKTAYSPKGKLRLLYECNPMAFLTEQAGGKASDGENRILDIEPLNLHQRTPFICGPVRMVTKLEEFINS